A region of Daphnia carinata strain CSIRO-1 chromosome 10, CSIRO_AGI_Dcar_HiC_V3, whole genome shotgun sequence DNA encodes the following proteins:
- the LOC130697830 gene encoding uncharacterized protein LOC130697830 has translation MDKIIQQKDDQIMKLQAQLLEQHNILDNNKAKDAQILSLQAQLGEKNKLEWNSFQTVKEVFQNSSLTEREDELALGEHSQLFSPPPDSVLNLNSVSAVLKESLIISPCSEGTEELWDRIWAENGCGTETQKWHKVNMKHGLDFNGGSNQVWKCYRMEE, from the exons atggataagataatacaacaaaaggatg atcaaattatgaagctgcaggcccaattattggaacaacacaatatattagataacaacaaagctaaggatg ctcaaattttgagtctacaagctcagctaggggaaaagaacaaattggaatggaacagtttccaaacagtgaaggaggtttttcaaaactcttctctaactgaacgtgaggatgagttggcattaggcgaacacagtcag ttattcagtccaccacctgacagtgtgttaaatttaaattctgttagtgctgtactaaaagaatcgttaataataagtccatgcagcgaaggaactgaagaattgtgggaccgtatttgggccgaaaatgggtgtggtacagaaacccagaaatggcacaaggttaacatgaaacatggattag attttaacgggggatcaaatcaagtctggaagtgttacaggatggaagagtga
- the LOC130697544 gene encoding uncharacterized protein LOC130697544, producing the protein MSLVDKRRLSEALMLTGKKISAFDFAWGHYLEENVLLSLCITGVGNITVPISLTDIERLKKAQELEHRVTGNVDPLPDTKTMRIEAQSVTFIPSNFLQSGISALSSTAMRHLGINPGVLAIETHLDKLSFTPPGGRLEPSFVLKRQPGMFATMILQIPVEGGHTGGTLKVQSGSKSMGFKCVVGNNQKFHLTAIYVGCKQELETVTTGWMATLSFNLVWKNAMAMADSPLPFPDLIIVLNEITESLKAWTTPTDYEPVRQKVAATVGASPEEIVASVLDTFLPSDRLDYSPGILSPNARCSNEASNMLFFLLEGKYSIADLGFADLTGQDEKLARIFNCSLFLDTHLAVITQHITGALDYCDLEKEILLNKTFKIEHWINSTNTLIKLKGIEFDLRTQLIGDMQKLKNYIVHEDGESEKKLPPGSPRSFFCHYPVLVIWPKPQTIRIYCQHGFDAVLDRMEAAVDISSNCQELIGDLGIVLSFCRTEPFKVWRDPTIKAGRRTYRLFRLCLFLQARDEGLELLDLLATDFCSDSGKDALSLITNSNSPTYIYEGIQSEDVAEVIAEFQYLISGWSACLDRILKLATPNRIVEQLAQLINLVKHLLDRSCLEEGVNLMDCISLILRDLESNFAKALRQPEVDAFLDQLTIMETNPLTSNPSRLEDFAFLFARLDFNVQCRLVVDLQKEKCARLRDLPSCQQMFRNLCRTVSVCDLRAVGLMPNVVVQLLTGYLSLDDENLVQSITDQICTTNIQCPEPSAQNNDLLEAILYSSQVWELVPTLQLAKKTVVRLVIARLSFLVSVVDQPVPADDKNTPKCEGAEDPSMVQPSQDAVRKSVSRCVHWVFRLERDSAIEDQQGFDLLTSLYSKLSLENLCHLTLDLRVLDDSLLKENPTTCRLFVNLCQLLVSRSKEAIPQVPQEIVIEVVKTFIWLGDVLLVRSLVKQICLAGSGGSWDPVDKNKLLETIVSSLESWCEIGPSSSRLVRDSATALIGAWIVGLCRILDQVGSVATLSRQADGLRNKIALCVNIFIRTEKSQPRTDQPSIATFFSLLLSKLSPERLCHLIVDLRKLDATNSSSSLLKSPPCFDVYRDLCRLLVSQDLKSFMKPYAWLVTEVWKCLHWFADEETFMTLSHKILDAFLPDQENPLVARIVTSSELRLLATASSYGKTAFCLFLDQRINRLKSISKPYLSWDHPYAVVPGHPEVEAFLRSSHKSMMYSHFGTFSAACKFAVRVSGTKNGYSVQVNPVKVGKQFRCKIDKMLSRNALLKKEIDDLTEFLGSLKQADSIAAGPSSKCSNSPAEKITFKKEIVSSDDEICITPPTKRAKAEPTFITNAADY; encoded by the exons ATGAGTCTAGTGGATAAAAGAAGATTATCTGAAGCTTTAATGTTGACTGGCAAGAAAATTTCAGCCTTCGACTTTGCATGGGGTCATTATCTTGAAGAAAATGTACTTCTAAGTCTGTGTATCACTGGTGTTGGAAACATTACAGTGCCTATTTCTTTGACG GATATTGAACGTCTGAAGAAAGCCCAAGAGCTAGAACACCGTGTCACAGGCAATGTGGATCCTTTACCTGATACCAAAACTATGCGAATAGAGGCCCAATCAGTGACTTTTATTCCATCAAACTTTCTACAGAGTGGGATTTCTGCACTGTCGTCAACCGCGATGCGTCACCTTGGAATTAATCCAGGCGTCTTAGCTATCGAAACACATTTAGATAAGCTTTCATTCACTCCTCCTGGTGGACGTCTGGAAccaagttttgttttgaaaagacAGCCAG GTATGTTTGCCACCATGATTCTGCAAATTCCAGTTGAAGGTGGTCATACCGGTGGAACACTTAAAGTTCAGTCAGGTAGTAAATCAATGGGTTTTAAGTGTGTGGTCGGCAACAACCAAAAGTTTCACCTGACAGCCATTTATGTTGGTTGTAAGCAAGAGTTGGAGACGGTCACGACAGGCTGGATGGCGACATTATCCTTTAATCTTGTTTGGAAAAATGCCATGGCCATGGCTGATTCCCCTCTCCCGTTTCCAGATTTAATAATagttttaaatgaaataaCCGAATCGCTCAAGGCTTGGACAACTCCTACAGATTACGAACCTGTACGTCAGAAGGTCGCTGCTACGGTTGGAGCTTCTCCGGAAGAAATTGTTGCTTCCGTATTAGACACGTTTTTGCCTAGCGATCGTCTAGATTATTCTCCGGGCATCTTATCGCCGAACGCTAGATGTTCAAACGAAGCCAGCAATatgctattttttttacttgaaggAAAGTACAGCATAGCTGATCTAGGATTTGCCGATCTTACTGGACAGGATGAGAAATTAGCTCGCATCTTTAATTGTTCCCTATTTCTTGACACACATTTGGCCGTCATCACGCAGCATATAACAGGCGCTCTGGACTATTGCGATTTGGAAAAGGAGATATTattgaataaaacatttaaaattgaGCATTGGATAAATTCCACTAATACGCTCATCAAACTAAAAGGAATTGAATTTGACCTACGAACTCAGTTGATAGGCGACATGCAAAAGCTCAAGAATTATATTGTCCACGAAGACGgcgaaagcgaaaaaaaactGCCACCTGGATCGCCTCGATCCTTTTTCTGCCACTATCCTGTCTTAGTCATATGGCCGAAGCCACAAACAATCCGCATCTATTGCCAACATGGCTTTGATGCGGTCCTTGACCGTATGGAAGCCGCAGTCGATATTTCCTCTAATTGTCAGGAGCTAATCGGCGATCTTGGCATTGTATTGTCATTCTGCCGGACAGAACCGTTCAAAGTTTGGAGAGATCCCACGATTAAAGCTGGCCGTCGAACTTATAGGCTGTTTAGACTATGTCTGTTTTTACAAGCTCGTGACGAGGGACTCGAACTCCTTGATTTACTTGCAACAGATTTCTGTTCCGATAGTGGGAAGGATGCGCTTAGTCTCATTACTAATAGCAATTCACCGACGTATATCTACGAGGGTATTCAAAGCGAAGATGTGGCAGAAGTTATCGCGGAGTTCCAATATCTGATCagtg GTTGGAGTGCGTGTTTGGATCGAATTTTGAAATTGGCCACTCCAAACCGCATCGTTGAACAACTGGCTCAGCTCATCAATCTCGTGAAACACCTTTTGGATCGCTCATGTTTAGAAGAAGGAGTAAACTTAATGGACTGCATTTCTTTGATTCTGAGGGATCTGGAATCCAACTTTGCCAAGGCTTTAAGACAACCTGAAGTGGATGCTTTCTTGGATCAGCTTACAATTATGGAAACAAATCCGTTGACCTCTAATCCGTCGCGTTTGGAAGATTTTGCCTTCCTATTCGCCCGGCTTGACTTTAACGTGCAATGCCGCCTGGTGGTCGATCtacaaaaggaaaagtgtGCCAGACTCCGTGACCTTCCATCTTGTCAACAAATGTTTCGAAATTTGTGCCGCACCGTGTCCGTTTGCGATTTACGAGCTGTTGGACTAATGCCTAACGTTGTCGTCCAGTTACTGACGGGCTATCTGAGTCTTGATGATGAAAACCTAGTACAATCAATCACGGATCAGATATGTACCACAAACATTCAGTGTCCGGAACCATCAGCTCAGAACAACGATTTATTGGAAGCAATTTTGTATTCGTCACAAGTGTGGGAGCTAGTTCCGACACTCCAATTGGCGAAAAAAACTGTTGTTCGTCTAGTAATTGCCCGTTTATCGTTCTTGGTTTCTGTAGTTGATCAACCAGTCCCAGCTGACGATAAGAACACCCCAAAATGTGAGGGGGCCGAGGACCCTTCGATGGTGCAACCGTCTCAAGATGCTGTGAGAAAAAGTGTTTCGCGGTGTGTTCATTGGGTTTTCCGATTAGAACGAGACAGCGCGATAGAAGATCAACAAGGATTTGATTTACTCACCTCCCTTTATTCGAAGTTATCATTGGAAAACTTGTGTCATCTTACATTGGATCTACGCGTATTGGATGATTCTCTGTTGAAAGAAAATCCAACAACCTGCAGGTTATTTGTTAATCTTTGCCAATTGTTAGTGAGCCGGAGCAAAGAAGCCATACCTCAAGTGCCGCAAGAAATCGTGATTGAAGTCGTCAAAACCTTCATTTGGCTAGGTGATGTCTTACTCGTTCGATCACTggtcaaacaaatttgtttgGCTGGAAGTGGAGGTTCCTGGGATCCCgtggacaaaaacaaattgcttGAAACTATCGTATCGTCGCTTGAGTCGTGGTGTGAAATTGGTCCGAGCTCTAGTCGACTAGTTCGTGACTCTGCAACTGCTCTGATTGGAGCTTGGATTGTCGGCTTGTGTCGTATTCTCGACCAAGTAGGCTCCGTTGCTACACTCAGTCGGCAAGCAGATGGATTACGGAACAAGATTGCCTTATGCGTCAACATATTCATCCGCACAGAAAAGAGCCAACCCCGTACCGATCAACCGAGCATTGCCACCTTCTTTTCATTGTTGCTTAGCAAACTATCTCCTGAAAGGCTCTGTCACCTGATTGTTGATTTGCGTAAGCTGGATGCTACAAATTCGTCCTCATCGTTGCTTAAATCCCCGCCTTGCTTCGATGTCTACCGAGACTTGTGTCGACTTCTTGTTTCTCAAGATTTGAAGTCATTCATGAAGCCGTATGCATGGCTCGTCACCGAGGTGTGGAAGTGTCTCCATTGGTTCGCTGACGAGGAGACCTTTATGACCCTTTCCCACAAGATCCTTGATGCTTTTCTTCCTGATCAAGAAAACCCGCTAGTGGCGAGGATTGTAACTTCATCAGAGCTTCGCCTGCTGGCCACTGCTTCCTCGTACGGGAAAACGGCTTTTTGTCTCTTCCTGGATCAACGTATCAATCGTTTAAAAAGCATTTCAAAACCCTATCTGTCGTGGGACCATCCGTATGCTGTTGTTCCGGGTCATCCAGAAGTAGAAGCGTTTCTTCGATCATCACACAAGTCGATGATGTATTCCCATTTTGGTACATTTTCGGCCGCTTGCAAGTTTGCTGTCCGAGTGAGTGGCACAAAAAACGGCTACAGCGTCCAAGTTAATCCAGTTAAAGTGGGCAAACAATTCCGATGCAAAATTGATAAGATGCTGAGCCGTAATGCCttgctgaaaaaagaaatagatgaTTTGACCGAATTTCTGGGAAGTCTCAAGCAAGCTGACAGTATCGCAGCTGGGCCATCTTCGAAATGCAGTAACAGTCCAGCCGAAAAAATCACGTTTAAGAAGGAAATAGTCTCGTCTGACGATGAGATTTGCATCACTCCTCCAACCAAACGAGCCAAAGCGGAGCCTACCTTCATCACCAATGCTGCAGATTATTAG
- the LOC130697847 gene encoding RYamide neuropeptides-like yields the protein MARNKSVFWLFFTATLMMSVVLIDAQTFFTNGRYGKRSDIRSRVASRSTDERFFGGPRFGRSGNGGVPLSNSELDARNPERFFIGSRYGKRSEPEQTVPSQQADEPFLNGQDKETFLECTPTGIEQLYHCMERKNGNMKIQEAA from the exons ATGGCAAGGAACAAATCCGTGTTTTGGTTATTCTTCACGGCGACATTGATGATGTCTGTCGTTTTAATCGACGCCCAAACCTTTTTCACGAACGGCCGTTACGGAAAGCGGTCTGATATCCGCTCGCGAG TGGCTAGCCGTTCAACCGACGAAAGGTTTTTCGGAGGGCCACGATTTGGTCGCTCTGGAAATGGTGGAGTACCACTTAGCAACAGTGAGCTTGATGCCCGCAATCCCGAAAGGTTTTTCATAGGAAGTCGTTACGGGAAACGGAGCGAACCGGAAC aAACTGTTCCGTCACAGCAGGCGGACGAGCCTTTTCTTAATGGCCAGGATAAGGAGACATTTCTTGAATGTACTCCAACAGGCATTGAGCAACTTTACCACTGTATGGAAAG gaaaaatggaaacatgAAAATTCAAGAAGCGGCGTGA
- the LOC132088419 gene encoding uncharacterized protein LOC132088419 produces MNFIRSLFVGTKPIWTVGFPTFTLLFFLPYWFILCPFVWHRRHEDIVNHRAWNSPWLYGYWLAATGVWVAVFLVALCCWKQNDHQCDDTEIGSGTYLLSSQHSKNSVPFCITPLPVQPKKEEREVPSFKGRISEVDVSFVQVQPMPLKTMPASRPSELDFTWDNEDIQWLIEGNETTDPTNLDSLGTISLESLTGRVRIEEIPALIASPTSHSPLSPGSENADKDYAFLGVEQRTDYYQLTPTGSPPSPSFMEHSAALANQFTSEMENFITETKFHDDTNAETDS; encoded by the coding sequence ATGAATTTCATTCGCAGTTTATTCGTTGGCACGAAACCAATTTGGACCGTGGGATTTCCGACATTCAcgctacttttctttttaccttacTGGTTTATTTTGTGTCCCTTCGTGTGGCATCGAAGACATGAAGATATTGTTAACCATCGTGCTTGGAATAGCCCTTGGCTTTATGGCTATTGGTTAGCTGCAACAGGAGTATGGGTGGCAGTGTTTTTGGTAGCCCTATGTTGTTGGAAGCAAAATGATCACCAATGCGATGACACTGAAATTGGGTCCGGTACATACCTGCTGTCTTCTCAGCACTCCAAAAATTCGGTGCCGTTCTGCATCACACCGTTACCAGTCCAACCCaagaaagaggaaagagaGGTCCCATCCTTTAAAGGGAGAATCAGCGAAGTAGacgtttcttttgttcaaGTACAGCCAATGCCACTCAAGACAATGCCTGCTTCACGGCCTTCAGAACTAGATTTTACGTGGGATAACGAAGATATTCAATGGTTAATAGAAGGCAACGAAACCACAGATCCTACCAATCTTGACAGTTTAGGTACGATTTCACTAGAATCTCTTACTGGGCGTGTAAGGATCGAAGAAATACCAGCTCTGATAGCAAGTCCCACAAGTCATAGCCCTTTGTCTCCTGGCAGCGAGAATGCGGATAAGGATTATGCCTTTCTTGGGGTCGAACAAAGGACAGACTATTATCAGTTAACGCCGACAGGATCTCCTCCTAGTCCTTCGTTTATGGAACATTCGGCTGCGTTAGCAAACCAGTTTACCTCTGAGATGGAAAATTTTATTACTGAAACTAAATTTCATGATGATACCAATGCAGAAACCGATTCCTAA
- the LOC130697669 gene encoding probable 4-coumarate--CoA ligase 1 — translation MFVPVEIEADKKIQTYQDVYDSSIPDAISISEFILQRIVSNERVACVNAETKKIFTYIQIKEKSYELATGLQSKFNIKRGDNVAVILPNCLEYPVIIFAVMLTGGCATLINPAQTISELEHSVRLSKPKVWIGTEDCIAKFEGIYKGLSKRPPFVLLNASTTSHNITIENLIALGKKQTFQQPTIDTREDAALILFSSGTTGLPKGVVLTHFNLIAARRQTQELAKDVRRRDPQPSGAIPVTECLAAVLPFYHTYGISGVFDNLMGGLRFVIIPNFSLQRFLQAVQDYKITVVSLVPAIAVQLAKQPVEHLYDLSSLRVIRSGASALSADIINDLKRKLNCTVYQGYGMTEATVRSHANYKGVNREGSIGVVMPFCECKLSSVMDRDTHETLGPNQEGEICVRGPIVMKGYVGDAEATRATIDSQGWLHTGDVGYYDEEGYFFITDRMKELIKYKGLQVSPTELERILLTHPDVVDAAVAPIADPSAGEIPRAYIVKRQGSVVTSDELASFLSDKVSAYKRLRGGVVFIDAIPKTSTGKIVRRRLTAKTISKL, via the exons ATGTTTGTTCCAGTAGAAATAG AAGCAGATAAAAAAATCCAGACATACCAAGATGTGTATGACAGCTCAATTCCTGATGCCATTTCAATTTCAGAGTTCATTTTACAAAGAATTGTGTCTAATGAGAGGGTGGCTTGT GTGAatgctgaaacaaaaaaaattttcacgtatatccaaataaaagaaaaatcctaTGAGTTGGCAACAGGATTGCAATCAAAGTTCAATATCAAACGAGGAGACAATGTGGCTGTAATTCTTCCAAACTGCTTGGAATACcctgttattatttttgctGTCATGTTAACAGGAGGGTGTGCAACACTGATAAATCCTGCACAGACAATCA GTGAATTGGAACATTCCGTTAGGTTATCCAAACCTAAAGTATGGATCGGGACGGAAGACTGTATAGCCAAATTTGAAGGAATTTATAAAGGCCTTTCCAAGCGACCGCCGTTCGTATTACTCAATGCTTCAACTACTTCTCACAACATAACTATTGAAAACCTCATAGCCCTtggtaaaaaacaaaccttCCAACAGCCAACTATCGATACCCGTGAAGATGCCGCGCTTATTCTCTTTTCCAGCGGGACTACAGGCCTCCCCAAAGGCGTCGTCTTGACGcattttaatttgattgcAGCCCGACGTCAAACCCA GGAACTTGCAAAAGATGTCCGACGCAGAGATCC ACAACCCAGTGGAGCAATACCTGTTACTGAATGTTTGGCAGCTGTTCTTCCCTTTTACCATACGTACGGTATCAGCGGTGTCTTTGATAACCTAATGGGAGGTTTACGGTTCGTTATCATACCCAATTTTTCGCTGCAGCGTTTTCTTCAAGCAGTTCAAGATTACAAA ATTACTGTAGTCTCGCTGGTGCCTGCAATTGCCGTTCAGCTCGCCAAGCAGCCTGTTGAGCATCTGTACGACCTAAGTTCGCTCCGAGTGATTAGGTCTGGAGCATCCGCCTTGAGCGCAGACATCATAAACGATTTGAAACGAAAACTAAATTGCACAGTCTATCAAGGTTACGGAATGACAGAAGCCACTGTGCGTTCTCATGCCAACTACAAAGGAGTCAATCGTGAAGGCAGTATTGGGGTGGTCATGCCTTTCTGCGAGTGCAAATTAAGTTCt GTGATGGATCGTGATACGCACGAGACTCTAGGACCAAATCAAGAAGGTGAGATTTGCGTAAGAGGTCCAATCGTTATGAAGGGATACGTTGGAGACGCAGAAGCCACTAGAGCCACAATAGACTCCCAAGGTTGGCTTCATACGGGCGATGTCGGCTATTACGATGAAGAAGGCTACTTTTTCATAACCGATCGCATGAAAGAGCTCATCAAGTACAAGGGATTGCAGGTGTCTCCAACTGAGCTTGAAAGAATACTTTTAACTCACCCGGATGTCGTAGACGCTGCTGTGGCTCCTATAGCAGATCCATCTGCTGGCGAAATACCTCGTGCTTACATTGTCAAAAGACAAGGCAGTGTTGTGACGAGCGATGAATTGGCAAGCTTCCTTTCAG ATAAAGTAAGCGCATATAAAAGACTGCGCGGCGGTGTAGTATTCATCGATGCCATACCCAAGACTAGTACCGGAAAAATTGTGCGACGTCGTTTAACAGCTAAAACGATTAGCAAGCTATAA